CCTCTCCTACAAGCTTTACAGCATCCATATTAAGACCTATTTTTGAACTTCCAAGATTAAGAGAGGAACAAATAAATCTAGTTTCTTTTAAAGCTCTTGGTATAGATTTAATAAATAATTCTTCATTAGGTGTCATTCCCTTAGAAACTAAAGCTGAATATCCTCCTAGAAAATCTATTCCTACTTTTTCAGCAACATCATCTAAAGTTTTAGCTATTTTCACATAATCATCTATCGTTTTAGTACAACCAGAAGCAACTAATGAAATAGGCGTAATAGATACCCTTTTATTAACTATAGGTATTCCAAATTCCTTACTTATTTCTTCTCCTGTTTTAACTAAATCTTTTGATAGATTATATATTTTGTTATATATCTTATCACAAAATATATCTATATCATCGCTTACACAATCAAGTAAACTTATTCCTAAAGTAATAGTTCTAACATCTAAATTATCTTTTTGTATCATTTTATTTGTTTCATTAATTTCAAATACATTCATAATTACACCCTGTGCATAGATTGGAAAATTTCTTCTTTTTGTGCTTTAATTTGTATATCTAATTCTTTTCCTATTAAATCTAACCTTTCTTGTAATTTTATATGTTCAATACTTGATTTAGTAACATCAACTATCATTATCATATTAAAATATCCTTCAAGTATAGATTGAGAAATATCTAATATATTTATATCTACTTCTGCTAAAGAATTACATATTTTAGCAATTATTCCTATCTTATCTAATCCTACAACAGTAATAATAGTTCTTTTCATGTTATACTCCTTTTATTTACATCCACAGTGCTTATCTAACATTTCAACTAAAGTTTTAACATGAACTCCTGTTGCTCCTAATGGTAAATATCCATTAGCCTTAGATAAAAATGCTGTTCCAGCTATATCTAAATGTACCCATGGTGTTTTATTAACAAATTCTTCTATAAATAATCCAGCAGTGATAGTTCCACCTAATCTACCACCTGAATTTTTAATATCAGCTACTACTGAATTATTTAATGCTCTAAAGTCATCTGAAGTAGGTAATTGCCATATTGGTTCTCCTGCTTTTTTAGAAGCTTCAAGAACTTCGTTAAATAATTCTTGATTATTAGTAACACTTCCAGTATAAAATTCACTTAAAGCTACAAGACATGCTCCTGTTAATGTAGCAAGATCTATTATTTTATCAACTTTTAATATTTCTGAAGAATAATAAACTGCATCTGCAAGAGTTAATCTTCCTTCTGCATCTGTATTATCAACTTCTATGCTCTTGCCAGCTAATGATCCTATAATATCACCTGGCTTGTATGAATTTCCACTAATAGAGTTTTCACATGCTGCAACTACTCCATAAACATTAGTTTTAATGTTATTTTTTGCTAATGCAAACATAGTTCCTATTACTGTTCCAGCTCCCCCCATATCACAGAACATAGTTTTCATTCCATCACTTGGTTTAATAGAGTATCCACCTGTATCATAAGTAATACCTTTTCCTACTAAAGCTATTTTTTCTGAACTTTCATTATTATTTAAATATTCCATTATTATAAATCTTGGTCTATTTTCTGAACCTCTTGCTACTGATAGGAAAGCTTTCATTCCTATTTTTTCTATTTCATCTTCTTCTAAAACAGTAACTTTTACACCCACTTTTTCTAATTTTTCTTTAGCAAAGTTAGCTAAAGTTTCAGGATATAGGTCTTGAGCTGGCATATTTACTAAATCTCTAGCAAAGAATATACCTTCCATAGTATTAGTAATTTTAACTAATTCTTTTTTAACCTTTTCTTCTTTAGCAGCATCAATAAAGAAATTAACTGTAATTTCTTTTAAATCAACTTTTTTTGATTTGTATTTATCAAATTTGTATTCTGCATGAACCATACCCTCAAGTG
The genomic region above belongs to Streptobacillus moniliformis DSM 12112 and contains:
- a CDS encoding ACT domain-containing protein; protein product: MKRTIITVVGLDKIGIIAKICNSLAEVDINILDISQSILEGYFNMIMIVDVTKSSIEHIKLQERLDLIGKELDIQIKAQKEEIFQSMHRV
- a CDS encoding leucyl aminopeptidase, translating into MKYNVGLENVKNGLEAVLVYENETIDNVVFNKMSKLGLFSGKEGEILIYRDLEDKEKIALIGLGKKEEITIDKVRKIFYKLAKEMQAKKEEEIKIYIPKLNGLCTRRTYGAALEGMVHAEYKFDKYKSKKVDLKEITVNFFIDAAKEEKVKKELVKITNTMEGIFFARDLVNMPAQDLYPETLANFAKEKLEKVGVKVTVLEEDEIEKIGMKAFLSVARGSENRPRFIIMEYLNNNESSEKIALVGKGITYDTGGYSIKPSDGMKTMFCDMGGAGTVIGTMFALAKNNIKTNVYGVVAACENSISGNSYKPGDIIGSLAGKSIEVDNTDAEGRLTLADAVYYSSEILKVDKIIDLATLTGACLVALSEFYTGSVTNNQELFNEVLEASKKAGEPIWQLPTSDDFRALNNSVVADIKNSGGRLGGTITAGLFIEEFVNKTPWVHLDIAGTAFLSKANGYLPLGATGVHVKTLVEMLDKHCGCK